In Malus sylvestris chromosome 15, drMalSylv7.2, whole genome shotgun sequence, a single genomic region encodes these proteins:
- the LOC126603220 gene encoding protein TIFY 3B-like gives MEEKAEVGCDLKLSEMEKEMVAQNKPNQTEDDLQNIRKGPSALNITSPAPAQLTIFYAGSVSVFDAITAEKVRELMLIAAAAAADKKTSDVKNTATSGPPSPLVRTGSSSLQNSSAPGSPVVQPYPDQKSSTSKLEAGFPIARRHSLQRFLEKRRDRLVSNSPYPTSPATPMDDSAKTNPSNNASPGVGCFKQSAMVQEETQPSSVA, from the exons ATGGAGGAAAAAGCAGAAGTTGGTTGTGATCTGAAGCTTTCAGAGATGGAGAAAGAAATGGTTGCCCAAAACAAGCCAAACCAGACAGAGGATGATCTGCAGAACATCAG GAAAGGACCATCTGCACTAAACATTACCAGTCCTGCTCCGGCTCAGCTTACCATCTTCTACGCAGGGAGCGTTAGTGTGTTTGACGCAATTACTGCAGAAAAG GTTCGTGAACTTATGCttattgctgctgctgctgctgctgataaGAAGACCAGTGATGTGAAGAATACTGCGACAAGCGGTCCTCCAAGTCCACTGGTTCGTACAGGGTCGTCCTCACTGCAAAACTCTTCTGCTCCTGGTTCACCAGTTGTCCAGCCCTACCCTGATCAGAAGAGTTCCACCAGCAAATTGGAAGCTG GGTTTCCCATTGCAAGGAGACACTCTCTTCAGCGCTTCCTGGAGAAGCGACGTGACAG GTTGGTCAGCAACAGTCCATATCCTACTTCGCCAGCAACACCGATGGACGACAGCGCAAAAACTAATCCGAGCAATAACGCTTCTCCGGGTGTGGGTTGCTTCAAACAATCTGCCATGGTTCAGGAAGAAACTCAACCAAGTTCGGTTGCCTAG